A stretch of DNA from Flavobacteriaceae bacterium MAR_2009_75:
GTTTCGAGCCATTGGATAAAATCATGCTTCACCTCTTCTATAATTTCCTCAGCTTCGGGTATAAAACGTTTTCTGCGCTCTAAAGTGTCATCTGTAATCTGTGAAAGATGATCTAAATGAACCAAGGTTACATTTTCCTTTTCCGAAACATTGTCCGCCACATTTTTAGGAATGGAAAGGTCTAGGATCAAAAGTGGTTTTTTGGTGTAAATGAGTTCTTTTGATATGGTAGGTGATTGGGCACTGGTGGCCACGATCAGTACATCGGTATTTCTTATTTCCGTTTGAAGATCGCCATAATCTTTGACGATAAGATTGAACTTGCCCGCAATTTTTTCCGCTTTGTTCTTAGTGCGGTTAATCAGGGTAATATGATTGTTTTTAGTATGTTTGATGAGGTTTTCACAAGTATTACGCCCAATTTTACCAGTCCCGAATAGTAAAATATTCTTTTCTGATACCTCAGGAACGTTTTCCATAATATACCTTACCGAAGCAAAAGCGACAGAGGTGGCACCCGATGATATTTCGGTTTCATTCTTAATGCGCTTACTGGCCTGTATTACAGAATTGCACAGTCTTTCTATGAAAGGATTGGCAATACCGAATTTTTTAGAACGCGCAAAACTTTGTTTTAGTTGGCTGATAATTTCAAAATCACCTAAGATTTGACTGTCTAGCCCTGTGCCAACTCTAAATAGGTGGCTAATGGCATCTTTGTTCTTGAATACATACGCTACCTCTTGAAATTCTTCAACAGAGCCAATGGCATTGTCACAAAGAAGCTTAATCAATTGAAATGGGTGCTGAGCAAAACCGTGTAGTTCGGTACGATTACAAGTAGATGTAACTAAAAGACCATCAATGCCTTGGGCCTTGGCCTGCATCAAAACCTGATCTATAGCGGTAGGGTCTAGGCTAAATTTGCCGCGGACTTCGGCATCGGCCTTTTGGTAACTTAGACCAATGGTGTAGAACGAGTTATGTTTTGAAATGTGGTAATCTTTCATGAAAGCCTTCAAAGCGGGAACAAAAATAAAGGGCTATTGCCTATAAAAATAACGCTAGCGGTACAATTAATGTCGTTTCGGGTTTTTTTAGATGTATTAAGATGTAAATCCGCTGAAAACCAATATTTTTGTAGTAAGTACTACGCTTCACGAATTATCTATTTAGAAGCGTTCTAAATAAATTGATCTTAAATTGTTTGGCTTATGGCTGATAAAAATGTCGCTGAAGGTTCGTTTCAAGAAGTTTTGATTGAAGATGGTTTTTTTGTGCTGAAGATTCAAAACGATGGGCCCCAGATACAGAAAGTAGTACGAGATATCAATAGTTCGTTCATTCAATTTCATTTTTGTCTGAAGGGCAGTGCCAAATTTATTTTCAATGATGGACGCTATGCTCTAGACGTGTCAGAAGAGAATTCACTTTTGCTGTATAATACTCAAATGGATTTACCGATGAACCTAGAACTTAATCCCAATTCATGGTTGGTTTCAGTGGTGATGACCATACGTAAATTCCATTCACTTTTTTCAAAAGAGGCCGATTATATCCCTTTTCTAAGTGCAGATAATAAAGACAAGAAGTACTATTCTCAAGAAGGTGTGAACCCGGCTATTGCAGTGGTTCTAAGTCAAGTGATGAATTACAACCTGCATCCCTCTATAAAAGAACTATACATCAAGGGCAAAGTGTACGAACTTATCGCCCTCTATTTTAATAAAAGTGACGATGCCGATATAGAACAGTGTCCTTTTCTTGTAGACGAAGATAATGTAAGGCGCATCCGCAAAGCAAAAGAAATTATTATTTCGAGAATGGCAGAGCCACCAACACTTAGCGAACTATCGGAAGAAATAGGGCTGTCGCTCAAAAAACTAAAAGAGGGCTTTAAACAGATTTACGGTGATTCGGTCTTTAGTTTTCTTTTTGATTATAAAATGGAGTATGCCCGAAAAATGCTGGAAACTGGTCAGCATAACGTTAATGAAGTGGGACTAAAAGTGGGGTATAGTACGGCGAGCCATTTTATTTCGGCTTTTAAAAAGAAGTATGGTACTACACCCAAGAAATATTTAATGGCGCTGGCGAATGGCTAAATCTTGAAAAAAAAGTTATATGTTCACTTTTTTGATGATTAGTTGCTGATTTTCAATTATTTCAGCACCAAATTATTTTTTCGTCAAAAAAATTAGCTATAAGGTTAGTTTTTATCGACGAAATTCAGACCTTCGTATTCCGAGAAACTATAGCTTGGTATTTATCCCCTAAACCCTCCACTTGAGAATGAAAGAAAGACCTTTCTTTGGCCTGCTTTCCCTAACACTTATTTTATTGTCCATACTCTTTTTTGCCGCATGCGAAAAAGACGAAGAAGTAGTTCCTGAGTCGGTAGTCAAGCCCGATAGGGTAGCCCCTGAGCCTCCAAGAGAATTGATAGCCACAGATATTACCGATTCTTCGGCAGTCGTATCATGGCAAAAGGCAAAAGACAATATCAAAGTAAAGGATTACGTAGTTTTCCGCGATAGCACCGAAGTTTTCCGTGATACGGTTACTACTTATCTAGCTAATAAATTGGAGCCTGATACGTCATACATGTTTTCGGTTCGTGCTACCGATGAGGCCGGTAACATCTCTGATTTCAGTGAAGCGGTCGAGATAGTAACTAAGGCGGCGGACACTATTGACATTGATAGTTTAAACCCTTATAGTTTGATATTACTAAGGCCGAAACTAGAACTGGATAGTGTTTCTTCTACATCTGTTGATTTAAGCTGGAAATCGGAATCAAGTAGCTCGGCAATCGAAGAATATCGAATCTACCAAGACAGTACCCACTTGGTTTCGTTGGTCAAGAATTATTATTCAATTGATAATTTAACTCCTGAAAAAGCCTACTCTTTTTGGGTTGTGGCTGTTGATGCGGCAGATAAAGAAACAAAACCGAGTAATGTTATAGATGTTTTGACCTTGGCGGAAGAACAGAAAGATACGATTGCACCTCCTGCGCCTACGGGATTAAAATTTGATGGGGTTACGACTCACACGATAGATTTATCGTGGCAGCCTTCGGCAGATAGCTTAGAGGTTGTAGTCTATAGCATTTATAGTGATACGCTGCTGCTGACCACCACTGAAGAAAACGCTTTTCAAATTCAAGATTTGGAGCCTAATACCGAATATAATTTTAGTGTTACCGCTTGGGACGAAGCTGAAAATGAATCTAAACCTTCCGATATTTTGTCGGTCAAGACTGAAAAGGAAGATGAGATAGACAACGATTCGTTATCGCCCGGCCCTCCCATAAATTTAAAAATTATCGAGGTCACAAGCGATATAGTGCACTTTGAGTGGGAAAGCGCTTCGGATAGTACGAAAGTCAGTGAATACCGAATTTATCAAGATGAAGTACTTGTTGGCAGTACTACCCAAATGGAATTTCAAGTATCTGAATTGATTGCCAATACCGAGTATCATTTTGCCGTGGCAACAGTAGACGATAAAGACCAAGAGTCAGATCTTAGTGAATCTTTGGTAGTAACTACAGAGGCTCATGAAGAGCGTCCGGTACCGAATTCGATTCCCGTGAATTTATCCGCTTCTGAAATTACCCTGACCTCTTTAGAGCTAAGTTGGGAAACTGATAAAGATTCGTTAAGTTCGACTGAATTTAAGGTTTATCAAGATGGAACATTTTTCGCAACAGTTTCTGAATCTCGCATTGAGGTTTCAGGGTTGTCACCGAACTCCGAATATAGTTTTTCAGTTTCTACGATAGATGAAAATAACAATGAATCGGAGAGAAGTAATCCACTGACCGTATCAACAAAGGAAGAAGACAAACCGGCAATCGACACAACCGCCCCTAGTGTGCCCAATGATTTGGTAGCGGGAGAGGTTACTGAAACTTCAATCGATTTAAGCTGGAGCCCTTCAACGGATAGTGTAGGCGTTACCGGTTATAAAATCTATCAGAACGAAAGTTTT
This window harbors:
- a CDS encoding glutamyl-tRNA reductase, which produces MKDYHISKHNSFYTIGLSYQKADAEVRGKFSLDPTAIDQVLMQAKAQGIDGLLVTSTCNRTELHGFAQHPFQLIKLLCDNAIGSVEEFQEVAYVFKNKDAISHLFRVGTGLDSQILGDFEIISQLKQSFARSKKFGIANPFIERLCNSVIQASKRIKNETEISSGATSVAFASVRYIMENVPEVSEKNILLFGTGKIGRNTCENLIKHTKNNHITLINRTKNKAEKIAGKFNLIVKDYGDLQTEIRNTDVLIVATSAQSPTISKELIYTKKPLLILDLSIPKNVADNVSEKENVTLVHLDHLSQITDDTLERRKRFIPEAEEIIEEVKHDFIQWLETRKFAPVIKALNKKLRTMKDEEMDYQSKKLSDFNEQHAEVISTRIIQKITKQFANHLKDGDIDADTSLELIQKVFQLEIETP
- a CDS encoding AraC family transcriptional regulator, giving the protein MADKNVAEGSFQEVLIEDGFFVLKIQNDGPQIQKVVRDINSSFIQFHFCLKGSAKFIFNDGRYALDVSEENSLLLYNTQMDLPMNLELNPNSWLVSVVMTIRKFHSLFSKEADYIPFLSADNKDKKYYSQEGVNPAIAVVLSQVMNYNLHPSIKELYIKGKVYELIALYFNKSDDADIEQCPFLVDEDNVRRIRKAKEIIISRMAEPPTLSELSEEIGLSLKKLKEGFKQIYGDSVFSFLFDYKMEYARKMLETGQHNVNEVGLKVGYSTASHFISAFKKKYGTTPKKYLMALANG
- a CDS encoding fibronectin type III domain protein gives rise to the protein MKERPFFGLLSLTLILLSILFFAACEKDEEVVPESVVKPDRVAPEPPRELIATDITDSSAVVSWQKAKDNIKVKDYVVFRDSTEVFRDTVTTYLANKLEPDTSYMFSVRATDEAGNISDFSEAVEIVTKAADTIDIDSLNPYSLILLRPKLELDSVSSTSVDLSWKSESSSSAIEEYRIYQDSTHLVSLVKNYYSIDNLTPEKAYSFWVVAVDAADKETKPSNVIDVLTLAEEQKDTIAPPAPTGLKFDGVTTHTIDLSWQPSADSLEVVVYSIYSDTLLLTTTEENAFQIQDLEPNTEYNFSVTAWDEAENESKPSDILSVKTEKEDEIDNDSLSPGPPINLKIIEVTSDIVHFEWESASDSTKVSEYRIYQDEVLVGSTTQMEFQVSELIANTEYHFAVATVDDKDQESDLSESLVVTTEAHEERPVPNSIPVNLSASEITLTSLELSWETDKDSLSSTEFKVYQDGTFFATVSESRIEVSGLSPNSEYSFSVSTIDENNNESERSNPLTVSTKEEDKPAIDTTAPSVPNDLVAGEVTETSIDLSWSPSTDSVGVTGYKIYQNESFIASVKEVNYRVDGLANGTEYSFSVSAFDAAENESELSEALIVSTRKEVVVDDTPPSVPQNLSVQETTQTTVSLVWEPASDDFGVSGYIIYQDGESILTTTSTAYQVTALTPQTTYRYKVSAFDEENNESGQSLGVSALTLKEEPQETSDKILVFTKTAAFRHGSIEKGVATFQALGQTNDFEVVQTENSGDFNITNLAQYKVVVFLNTTGDVLNNTQQAAFENYIQSGGSFMGVHAATDTEYDWPWYGELVGAYFNGHPSIQEATLNVVDQNHRSTTHLPSTWTRSEEWYNFKDIYSGIIPLVMLDESSYNGGTNGENHPFSWYHEFDGGKSFYTGGGHSNSSYDEPEFRQHLLGGLFYCLGR